A part of Eubacterium sp. AB3007 genomic DNA contains:
- a CDS encoding ComEC/Rec2 family competence protein, with translation MRRELFACVISMLSGVILSHVVRLLAPAVGLTALLGLRLGWKVQPHRKLAMLIVVSFLCGTFLFYGESLYFSIGERIDSQRSHTLQLKIEQVERVEKEQYRLTCRIESIDGRQLARLLPQRVLVSCFRYIQDPWGLCGRRILTSGALAPPESSGNPRTFDYSLYLKSKGISHVTTMQEYTLCDGAQNPLALLKTNILRGRDRFLLSLPCKETERALLSGILFGDTQSLEEETYEQFRSNGTAHVLAVSGLHIGILYAAWRRLFGKKQSKGALFLLLAFLCFYGTITLWSVSVTRAILLILLIVYAERTDRRYDLLTSLSAVALLVVLRNPFAVFGSSFQMSFLAVCAMAFFGPFLLRKMPLWVPDSVAGILAIQMGMIPYTAYVFNYVPLLAILCNLPVVYLLSLIVPMGLAAMVLCLITGTSGVLGMVLVSLATMLRDVNGWFSMLGRFAADVQSPPFWFLLGIYCIMFFVTSEEFVILKGRGQKEALRRWGSLLLAGCALFFACGGTPMDKASLIFVDVGQGDCLHIRAGHSVDLLIDGGGKEDYNVGKKILKPYLLKNGAGDVDLAMATHLHTDHYKGLQELCACFRVKRLLISGEAGDVIRVSERCRIELLWPEERNSDTEDENVNSLIFRVEIDGVSVLVTGDLTEEGEQAMLDRYRGTDKLDCDILNPFFEL, from the coding sequence ATGAGAAGAGAATTGTTTGCCTGCGTTATCAGTATGCTCAGCGGGGTCATTTTGAGCCATGTGGTACGGCTTCTGGCTCCGGCAGTAGGCCTTACAGCCTTGCTCGGCCTGCGTCTCGGGTGGAAGGTGCAGCCGCATCGTAAGCTGGCTATGTTGATCGTCGTGTCGTTTCTATGCGGCACGTTTTTATTTTATGGGGAAAGTCTGTATTTTTCCATAGGAGAGCGAATCGACAGCCAGCGTTCCCATACCCTACAACTAAAGATCGAGCAGGTGGAAAGAGTGGAGAAGGAACAATACAGACTGACCTGCCGCATCGAATCCATCGATGGCAGACAACTGGCACGCCTTTTGCCTCAGCGTGTCCTGGTCTCCTGCTTTCGCTATATACAGGACCCATGGGGACTTTGTGGACGGAGGATCCTGACCAGTGGCGCGCTGGCTCCGCCGGAAAGCTCAGGCAATCCACGCACCTTTGACTATAGTCTTTACCTGAAGAGCAAGGGGATCAGCCACGTGACCACCATGCAGGAGTACACCCTCTGCGATGGCGCTCAGAATCCTTTGGCACTTCTGAAGACGAATATACTTCGGGGAAGAGACAGGTTTCTTCTATCGCTTCCCTGCAAGGAAACGGAGCGGGCTCTTTTGTCTGGAATACTGTTTGGAGATACGCAGTCTCTGGAGGAAGAGACCTATGAACAGTTTCGAAGCAATGGCACTGCTCACGTCCTGGCTGTCAGCGGGCTGCACATCGGTATCCTGTACGCAGCCTGGAGACGTCTGTTCGGGAAGAAACAGAGCAAGGGGGCCCTGTTTCTTCTTCTGGCTTTTCTGTGCTTTTATGGCACTATTACGCTGTGGTCGGTCTCCGTCACAAGGGCCATATTGTTGATCCTGTTGATTGTGTACGCGGAGAGGACAGACCGGCGCTACGATCTTCTCACATCGCTGTCTGCAGTGGCACTTCTGGTGGTTCTGCGGAATCCCTTTGCGGTGTTTGGATCCTCGTTCCAGATGTCCTTCCTGGCGGTGTGTGCCATGGCCTTTTTCGGCCCGTTTCTTCTGCGTAAGATGCCCCTGTGGGTCCCGGATTCGGTTGCTGGGATCCTTGCGATTCAGATGGGGATGATCCCTTATACAGCCTATGTGTTCAATTATGTACCCCTGCTCGCGATCCTGTGCAATCTGCCAGTGGTGTACCTGTTATCTCTTATCGTGCCGATGGGACTTGCTGCCATGGTCTTGTGCCTCATCACGGGAACTTCAGGTGTGCTGGGAATGGTTCTGGTATCACTTGCGACGATGCTGCGGGATGTGAACGGGTGGTTTTCTATGTTGGGACGCTTTGCTGCGGATGTACAAAGTCCACCGTTCTGGTTTCTATTGGGGATTTACTGTATCATGTTTTTTGTCACCTCTGAAGAGTTCGTGATCCTGAAGGGAAGAGGGCAGAAGGAGGCGCTGCGGAGATGGGGGAGCCTTCTTCTGGCAGGGTGTGCACTGTTTTTTGCCTGTGGGGGAACCCCCATGGACAAGGCTTCCCTGATCTTTGTGGACGTAGGGCAGGGAGACTGTCTGCACATCCGTGCCGGGCACTCGGTGGATCTTCTCATCGACGGCGGCGGAAAGGAAGATTATAATGTGGGAAAGAAGATTCTGAAACCGTATCTTCTGAAAAACGGGGCAGGGGATGTGGATCTGGCCATGGCGACCCATCTACATACGGATCATTACAAGGGGTTACAGGAGCTTTGTGCCTGCTTCAGGGTGAAGCGCCTGCTGATCTCCGGAGAGGCAGGCGATGTGATCCGGGTGTCGGAAAGGTGCCGCATCGAGTTGCTCTGGCCTGAGGAGCGGAATTCAGACACGGAGGATGAGAATGTGAACAGCCTTATCTTTCGGGTGGAGATCGACGGGGTCTCCGTGTTGGTCACTGGGGATCTGACAGAGGAGGGAGAGCAGGCCATGCTGGATCGATATCGGGGCACGGACAAGTTGGACTGCGACATTCTGAACCCTTTTTTCGAGTTATGA
- a CDS encoding transglycosylase domain-containing protein: protein MSNENNNKPVSKQTTASTNNAAKPAAKPAQQKTAAKPAQPKAATKPAAKPAQQKAAAKPAAKPAQQKAAAKPAAKPAQQKAAAKPAAKPAQPKAAAKPAQQKAAAKPAAAKAASTKKKKTKKPKKKRRIWLRILLAFIIAGVLAVLAAGTYAAWCISTAPKIDTSELYNKLTESTVIYSDKGKKVDTIYSEENRTNISYDQLPQNLIDAFVALEDKTFWDHHGFNFIRIMGAIKNKLTSGGQVSGTSTITQQLARNVYLKDQMEEHSMRRKIVEAWYTVKLERNLSKKKILEAYLNTINLGFGSWGVESASQAYFNKHAKDLTLPQCAALASMPQAPTDYALVVLMDKDARPDPNTILHKDNTGVYVMNDAGKNRRDTCLALMKEQGYITQEEYDSAMNTPLKKMLDPNYHMNDSNIAYFTDYVIAEVIKDLQEEKEISYDEAWDMVYKGGLRIHTTMDKKAQKIIQKEFKKNYHFPSQTNINYDSKGNILNKYGAVMLYKYSNYIKKKKFTFKRKEIKATDDGGLIIKHGKRLNIFETTVNGETDYSIEFPSLYKFIDGKLYSYSGGYINIPQNAKSKNDKGDIVISKEYVQSPEGKAMFRQKKNGKYFIDNKHFTVNQRVLQPQAAMTIIENKTGHIKAMVGGRKTKGKMLYNRAIEPRQPGSSIKPLAIYSAALQQSAEEAAAGKQHTFVDYHIDKQGTKGWGDWITAGSICIDEATTNGSKQWPSNSGGGFSGYNTLRSAIRNSINTCAYKIYMQVGTDYSANMVKKYGISTLVTDTSKANDMNAAALALGGMTKGVTTLEMANAYTTFPNNGERAEEPICYTKVTNSKGKTILTKETKKVRVLDQGVAWIMADMMKGVVSGGTGTAAALSNVAAGGKTGTTSDQYDIWFDGFTPKYSASLWIGNDVNISLTSMSGYAAALWGNIMNQIPKANKGKYKKMPDNVSYNYGEYYVDGTYSSTGGYYWGPKAKSKSKKGSGSSHKKSKGD from the coding sequence ATGAGCAACGAGAATAATAACAAACCTGTTTCCAAGCAGACTACCGCTTCTACCAATAACGCTGCCAAACCGGCAGCTAAACCGGCTCAGCAGAAAACGGCTGCCAAACCAGCTCAGCCAAAAGCGGCTACCAAACCAGCGGCTAAACCGGCCCAGCAGAAAGCGGCAGCCAAACCGGCAGCTAAACCGGCTCAGCAGAAAGCGGCTGCCAAACCAGCGGCTAAACCGGCCCAGCAGAAAGCGGCAGCCAAACCGGCAGCTAAACCGGCTCAGCCAAAAGCGGCAGCCAAACCGGCCCAGCAGAAAGCGGCTGCCAAACCAGCGGCGGCCAAGGCGGCCTCAACCAAGAAGAAAAAAACCAAGAAACCCAAGAAGAAACGCCGCATCTGGTTGCGGATCCTGCTTGCATTCATCATCGCAGGAGTCCTGGCTGTGTTGGCCGCTGGCACATACGCTGCCTGGTGCATCAGCACTGCCCCCAAGATCGATACCAGCGAACTCTACAACAAGCTGACAGAGAGTACCGTGATCTACTCCGATAAGGGCAAGAAGGTCGACACCATCTACTCTGAGGAGAACCGTACCAACATCAGTTATGACCAGCTTCCACAGAACCTGATCGACGCCTTTGTAGCCCTGGAAGACAAGACCTTCTGGGATCATCACGGATTCAACTTTATCCGTATCATGGGCGCCATCAAGAACAAGCTGACATCCGGAGGTCAGGTAAGTGGTACCAGTACCATTACGCAGCAGTTAGCGAGGAACGTATATCTGAAGGATCAGATGGAAGAGCACTCCATGAGGCGTAAGATCGTTGAGGCCTGGTATACCGTCAAGCTGGAGCGCAACCTGAGCAAGAAGAAAATCCTGGAGGCATACCTGAACACTATCAACCTGGGATTCGGCAGCTGGGGTGTCGAGTCAGCTTCTCAGGCATACTTCAATAAGCATGCAAAAGATCTTACCCTTCCCCAGTGTGCTGCACTGGCATCCATGCCGCAGGCTCCCACAGATTACGCACTGGTCGTACTTATGGACAAAGATGCCAGGCCGGACCCGAATACTATCCTGCACAAGGATAATACCGGAGTGTACGTTATGAACGATGCCGGAAAGAATCGACGCGATACGTGTCTGGCACTGATGAAGGAACAGGGATATATCACACAGGAAGAGTATGACAGCGCTATGAACACGCCGTTGAAGAAGATGCTGGATCCGAACTATCATATGAACGACTCCAACATCGCCTACTTCACCGACTACGTCATCGCTGAGGTCATCAAGGACTTGCAGGAGGAGAAGGAAATCTCCTACGATGAGGCCTGGGACATGGTCTACAAGGGCGGTCTCAGGATCCACACCACCATGGACAAGAAAGCCCAGAAGATCATCCAGAAGGAGTTCAAGAAGAACTATCACTTCCCCTCTCAGACGAACATCAACTATGATTCCAAGGGGAACATCCTGAACAAGTATGGGGCTGTCATGCTCTACAAGTACAGCAACTACATCAAGAAAAAGAAATTCACCTTCAAACGCAAGGAGATCAAGGCTACCGATGATGGCGGACTGATCATCAAGCATGGGAAGCGTTTGAACATCTTCGAGACCACTGTAAACGGGGAAACCGACTACAGTATTGAATTCCCGAGTCTGTACAAGTTCATTGACGGCAAGCTCTACTCCTATTCCGGCGGATACATCAACATTCCACAGAATGCGAAGAGCAAGAACGACAAGGGAGATATCGTCATCAGCAAGGAATACGTGCAGAGTCCGGAAGGAAAGGCCATGTTCCGCCAGAAGAAGAACGGCAAGTACTTCATCGACAACAAGCACTTCACTGTCAACCAGAGAGTTCTGCAGCCACAGGCAGCCATGACGATCATCGAAAACAAGACCGGCCACATCAAAGCAATGGTCGGCGGCCGTAAGACCAAGGGCAAGATGCTCTATAACAGAGCCATCGAGCCGCGGCAGCCTGGATCCTCCATCAAGCCACTGGCTATATACTCCGCTGCTCTTCAGCAGAGCGCAGAGGAGGCAGCTGCCGGAAAGCAGCACACCTTTGTGGATTATCATATCGACAAGCAGGGAACCAAGGGATGGGGAGACTGGATCACCGCCGGCTCCATCTGTATCGATGAGGCGACGACCAACGGCAGCAAACAGTGGCCGAGCAACTCTGGAGGCGGATTCAGCGGATACAACACACTGCGTTCCGCAATCCGAAACTCCATCAACACTTGCGCCTACAAAATCTACATGCAGGTGGGCACCGATTACTCCGCCAATATGGTGAAGAAATACGGGATCAGCACACTGGTCACCGACACCTCCAAGGCCAACGATATGAACGCTGCAGCCCTGGCACTGGGTGGAATGACCAAGGGTGTCACCACCTTGGAGATGGCAAACGCATACACCACCTTCCCCAACAATGGAGAACGTGCGGAAGAACCGATCTGCTACACCAAGGTTACTAACAGCAAGGGAAAGACCATCCTGACCAAGGAGACCAAGAAGGTCCGCGTCCTGGATCAGGGCGTTGCCTGGATCATGGCAGATATGATGAAGGGCGTTGTCTCTGGCGGTACCGGTACAGCAGCAGCACTGAGCAACGTGGCTGCCGGTGGTAAGACAGGTACCACAAGTGACCAGTATGACATCTGGTTCGACGGATTCACGCCGAAATACTCCGCTTCTCTTTGGATCGGAAACGATGTGAACATCTCCCTGACCAGCATGTCCGGTTATGCAGCTGCCCTCTGGGGGAATATCATGAATCAGATCCCAAAGGCCAACAAGGGAAAATATAAGAAAATGCCGGATAACGTCAGTTACAACTACGGCGAATATTACGTAGACGGAACATATAGTTCGACCGGCGGATATTACTGGGGTCCCAAGGCCAAATCCAAATCCAAGAAAGGCTCCGGAAGTTCCCACAAGAAATCAAAGGGCGACTGA
- the rpe gene encoding ribulose-phosphate 3-epimerase: MGKLSPSILSADFSRLGEQSLLVSEAGADYLHVDVMDGHFVPNISYGAVVMKSLDKLDVAPYDVHLMIENPDDYLGDFVTERTEFITVHQEACTHLDRTIDHIHSYGVGAGVSLNPATPLVTLEHVLNQVDLVLIMSVNPGFGGQSLIPYTLDKVRKLKEIRDAKGYEFQIEIDGGVKPDNVQSVVESGVDIVVAGSGVFGAPDIAERTREMKGMIG; this comes from the coding sequence ATGGGTAAGCTTTCACCATCGATTTTGTCAGCGGATTTCTCGAGACTGGGAGAGCAGTCACTGCTTGTAAGCGAAGCCGGAGCGGATTACCTTCATGTAGATGTGATGGATGGACATTTCGTTCCGAACATTTCCTATGGTGCAGTGGTCATGAAGAGCCTGGACAAGTTGGACGTGGCCCCTTATGATGTGCACCTGATGATCGAGAATCCGGATGATTACCTGGGAGACTTTGTGACCGAGAGAACGGAGTTCATCACGGTTCATCAGGAGGCTTGTACGCATCTGGACAGGACCATCGATCACATTCATTCTTATGGAGTGGGGGCAGGCGTGTCCCTGAACCCGGCAACTCCGCTTGTGACGCTGGAGCACGTGCTCAACCAGGTGGATCTGGTGCTGATCATGTCTGTAAATCCTGGGTTTGGAGGACAGTCCCTTATCCCATACACACTGGACAAAGTCCGTAAACTTAAGGAGATCAGAGACGCCAAGGGGTATGAGTTTCAGATCGAGATCGATGGCGGGGTCAAGCCGGACAATGTCCAGTCCGTCGTTGAGAGTGGCGTTGATATCGTCGTAGCCGGGTCGGGCGTATTCGGTGCACCGGACATTGCGGAACGTACACGAGAGATGAAAGGGATGATCGGCTGA
- the rsgA gene encoding ribosome small subunit-dependent GTPase A, which translates to MRGLITKGIGGFYYVRTEQGVVQTRGRGIFRNEDITPTVGDEVEISLLEGGDGVVEEILPRRNLFARPPIANVDRIVIVFAATRPKPSFDLIDRFLIMAESKGVDPILCMNKVDLLATSRCEQMIERYRGIYPCVMTSGIDGRGLEDLKALIGDQTVAFAGPSGAGKSTLINLLVPEASMETSEISRKTRRGRHTTRHVEILQMPDGGLVFDTPGFTSFDIRDVDEQDLWRYYPEIAAISGNCRFDDCMHIKEPDCAVRKAVEDGQIRQERYDSYVKNYQEIKENNRRNYG; encoded by the coding sequence ATGAGAGGATTGATCACAAAGGGAATCGGAGGCTTCTATTACGTACGGACAGAGCAGGGTGTTGTTCAAACCAGGGGAAGAGGGATCTTTCGGAACGAGGATATCACACCGACCGTCGGTGACGAAGTGGAGATCAGTCTGCTGGAAGGAGGTGACGGTGTGGTGGAAGAGATCCTTCCCCGAAGGAATCTCTTTGCCAGACCTCCCATCGCCAATGTGGACAGAATCGTGATCGTGTTCGCTGCGACTAGACCCAAACCAAGTTTTGACCTGATCGATCGTTTTCTGATCATGGCAGAATCGAAAGGGGTCGACCCGATCCTGTGTATGAACAAAGTCGATCTGCTCGCAACCTCGCGTTGTGAACAGATGATAGAACGCTACCGGGGAATATATCCCTGTGTCATGACCAGCGGCATTGATGGAAGAGGCCTGGAAGATCTGAAGGCGTTGATCGGTGATCAGACCGTAGCGTTTGCTGGTCCATCCGGAGCAGGGAAATCCACGCTGATCAACCTGCTGGTGCCAGAAGCCTCTATGGAAACATCGGAAATCAGTCGAAAGACCCGGCGGGGAAGACATACCACCAGACATGTGGAGATCCTTCAGATGCCGGATGGCGGCTTGGTGTTCGACACACCCGGGTTCACTTCCTTTGACATACGGGATGTAGATGAGCAGGATCTGTGGCGTTACTATCCGGAGATCGCCGCAATCAGCGGCAACTGTCGATTCGATGACTGCATGCACATCAAGGAGCCTGACTGCGCGGTCAGAAAGGCTGTGGAGGATGGACAGATCCGTCAGGAACGATATGACTCTTACGTAAAAAACTATCAGGAGATCAAGGAGAACAACAGGAGGAATTATGGGTAA
- the pknB gene encoding Stk1 family PASTA domain-containing Ser/Thr kinase: MSNKLLMGRYELIQKIGEGGMAVVYKSRDRLLNRYVAIKILRPEYTKDAQFVDSFRKESQAAAGLQHPNIVSVYDVGREGNIHFIVMELVDGKPLSTIIKERAPMDYKTCIDLTKQVASALSLAHRNNIIHRDIKPHNIMITSDGTAKLGDFGIAKAVSDSTLTETSKIIGSVHYFSPEQARGAYVDERSDIYSLGIVLYEMLTGEVPFDGDNPVQVALMHINEEITPPSMLVSGIPPALEKVVMKATDKFQSNRYKSADEMLEELKNVEFVTHMVGDSVFAGEDVEAFREENRRRAMQAKQRPKEPEEDENYYERPVRKPKKKSKKKRLLIILLVLLLLIGGTVGVLYAMGFLGNKVEVPDVTGKSYTEAQELLEKAGLGIEKGESVNNEEIEKGLIAEQDPTGGTKVREGTKVVVNISKGQAQNPVPDLVGKTYDQDTIEAYLQSNGGFTLGVVEEEKNDHYDVGQIIRQDPGSGTDAEAGTRVNIWVCSGKKTDPEAQKVEVPSLIGLELSDAKARLAEAGLKAGDLEYEESKIYTEGLVMWQQYDAGTRLKKGTRVSMKISKGAPDTPEPEPDDGGSDVEVEPDTGNTDTGNPSTDEGGSTTDGM; encoded by the coding sequence ATGAGTAATAAGCTATTAATGGGAAGATACGAACTGATCCAGAAAATCGGCGAAGGAGGAATGGCGGTCGTATACAAGTCCAGAGACAGACTTCTTAACCGATACGTTGCCATCAAGATCCTGCGTCCGGAATACACCAAGGACGCGCAGTTCGTGGACAGTTTCCGAAAGGAATCACAGGCTGCTGCCGGTCTGCAGCATCCGAACATCGTCAGTGTGTACGATGTCGGCAGGGAGGGGAACATTCACTTTATCGTCATGGAACTGGTGGATGGAAAACCCCTGAGCACCATCATCAAGGAACGGGCTCCCATGGATTACAAGACCTGCATCGATCTTACGAAGCAGGTGGCCTCGGCGTTGTCTCTCGCCCATAGGAACAACATCATACACAGGGATATCAAGCCGCATAACATTATGATCACCAGCGATGGCACAGCCAAACTGGGAGATTTCGGTATCGCGAAGGCGGTCAGTGATTCGACGCTGACAGAGACCAGCAAAATCATCGGTTCTGTCCACTATTTCTCACCGGAGCAAGCCCGGGGGGCCTATGTGGATGAACGTTCAGACATCTATTCTCTGGGCATCGTTCTATACGAGATGCTTACTGGAGAAGTTCCCTTCGATGGGGATAATCCCGTTCAGGTGGCTCTTATGCACATCAATGAGGAGATCACTCCGCCGTCTATGCTTGTCAGCGGAATTCCGCCAGCACTGGAGAAGGTGGTCATGAAGGCCACAGACAAGTTTCAGTCCAACCGATATAAGAGTGCGGATGAGATGCTGGAGGAACTTAAGAACGTGGAGTTCGTCACCCACATGGTCGGTGACTCGGTGTTTGCCGGAGAGGATGTAGAAGCGTTCCGCGAGGAAAACCGCAGAAGAGCCATGCAGGCGAAGCAGCGGCCGAAAGAGCCGGAGGAGGACGAGAACTATTATGAGCGTCCGGTCCGCAAACCCAAGAAGAAAAGCAAGAAAAAACGACTTCTCATCATTCTGTTGGTGCTCCTGCTCCTGATTGGTGGAACTGTGGGAGTCCTGTACGCCATGGGATTCCTGGGCAACAAGGTAGAAGTACCTGATGTGACAGGTAAGTCCTATACAGAAGCCCAGGAGCTCCTGGAAAAAGCCGGTCTTGGCATCGAAAAGGGCGAAAGTGTCAACAATGAAGAGATAGAGAAGGGTCTCATCGCTGAGCAAGATCCTACCGGCGGTACCAAGGTCAGAGAGGGAACCAAGGTCGTTGTTAACATCAGCAAGGGCCAGGCACAGAATCCGGTTCCTGATCTCGTAGGAAAGACCTATGATCAGGATACGATCGAGGCTTACCTGCAGTCCAACGGTGGCTTCACCCTTGGGGTTGTCGAGGAAGAAAAGAACGATCATTACGATGTGGGACAGATCATACGCCAGGATCCGGGATCCGGAACGGATGCGGAGGCAGGCACCAGAGTGAACATCTGGGTATGTAGCGGCAAGAAGACCGATCCAGAGGCACAGAAGGTGGAGGTTCCTTCATTGATCGGTCTGGAGCTTAGCGATGCGAAGGCCAGACTGGCAGAAGCCGGACTGAAGGCCGGTGATCTGGAATACGAGGAGAGTAAGATCTACACAGAAGGACTGGTCATGTGGCAGCAGTACGATGCCGGTACCAGGCTGAAAAAGGGAACCAGAGTCAGTATGAAGATCAGCAAGGGCGCACCGGATACCCCGGAACCGGAACCGGATGATGGTGGCTCGGATGTCGAAGTTGAGCCCGATACTGGGAACACTGACACAGGCAATCCAAGTACAGATGAGGGTGGTTCTACGACGGACGGAATGTGA
- a CDS encoding Stp1/IreP family PP2C-type Ser/Thr phosphatase, which yields MEVGFKTDRGRVRSNNEDACYVMPRDKVFVVADGVGGSKSGEIASRTCVNGIVGYVRDHPLSEMKTQHDIREYFNRCIKDVNFTVLESSQRYEENRGMATTVVVSYVHNNMLHIVNVGDSRCYVYRQGELTQITEDHTYVNSLVKAGVITRKQARKHENKNMITRAIGAEYRVEADQFVTPVSKGDIVLMCTDGLYDELSSEEISAKLGEEISMSDMCCDLIDMANEHGGNDNITVICLKVTEDDADE from the coding sequence ATGGAGGTTGGATTCAAGACCGACAGAGGGAGAGTGCGAAGCAACAACGAGGATGCATGCTATGTGATGCCACGTGACAAGGTCTTTGTTGTCGCCGACGGAGTAGGTGGCAGCAAGTCTGGAGAGATCGCAAGCAGAACCTGTGTCAATGGCATTGTAGGCTATGTGCGGGACCATCCATTGTCAGAAATGAAGACGCAGCATGATATCCGCGAATACTTCAATCGCTGTATCAAGGACGTCAACTTCACTGTACTGGAGAGCTCCCAGAGATACGAGGAAAACAGGGGGATGGCGACAACGGTGGTGGTCTCCTATGTTCATAACAATATGCTTCATATTGTCAACGTCGGGGATAGCCGTTGTTACGTTTACAGACAGGGAGAACTGACACAGATCACGGAAGACCACACCTATGTGAACAGCCTGGTCAAGGCTGGTGTGATCACCAGAAAGCAGGCTCGAAAACACGAGAACAAGAACATGATCACCAGGGCGATCGGCGCAGAGTACCGGGTAGAAGCGGACCAGTTCGTCACCCCGGTGAGTAAGGGGGATATAGTACTGATGTGCACAGACGGACTCTACGATGAGCTGTCCAGTGAGGAAATCAGTGCAAAACTAGGGGAAGAGATCTCCATGAGCGACATGTGCTGTGATCTGATCGACATGGCAAATGAGCATGGAGGAAATGATAACATCACGGTTATCTGTTTGAAGGTTACGGAGGATGACGCAGATGAGTAA
- the rsmB gene encoding 16S rRNA (cytosine(967)-C(5))-methyltransferase RsmB, with protein sequence MSKTDVNRSTAYYALLRITRDQAYANLELNNQIDRNRPDAPAFVRELVYTVLRNRNYLDFLLAQMVSRGFQKLRPQPLTLLRMGLAQILYMDSVPDHAAVNETVRLARKHCVHQAGMINGVLRTYLRQADTLRKPDSIRDMEERLSICYSVDRSIAALWIDQYGPQKAESMMQACHRLPPLTVRVNTTRIEPAELSERLAAQHIQAAAKALSPRLLELSGRDILDSTEYREGLFSPQGTGSLMAIDALGASPGDTLIDVCAAPGGKSLAAAESMGNKGRILAMDLYENKLREIQRQSGRLGLSIIETVVHDGTKAIEAFAGTADKVICDVPCSGLGVLRKKPEIRYRAVENQGRALAEKQLAILEAASTYLKPGGTLLYSTCTVNRVENQEVTKAFLKEHSSFRVLREEQLLPDEEPEDGFYYCTMRLE encoded by the coding sequence ATGAGCAAGACGGATGTCAACCGAAGCACGGCGTACTACGCGTTACTTCGGATCACAAGAGACCAGGCCTATGCCAACCTGGAACTGAATAACCAGATCGACCGAAACAGACCGGACGCTCCGGCTTTCGTCCGAGAACTGGTCTATACGGTGCTCCGGAACAGGAATTATCTGGATTTTCTTCTGGCTCAGATGGTGAGCCGAGGGTTTCAAAAACTGCGTCCACAGCCGCTGACTCTTTTGAGGATGGGGCTGGCACAGATTCTGTATATGGACAGTGTGCCAGACCATGCCGCTGTCAACGAAACTGTACGACTGGCACGGAAGCACTGTGTCCACCAGGCGGGGATGATCAACGGGGTGCTTCGGACCTATCTGAGGCAGGCGGATACGCTGAGAAAGCCGGACTCTATCAGGGATATGGAGGAACGGTTATCGATTTGCTACAGTGTGGATCGATCTATTGCGGCGCTGTGGATCGATCAATATGGTCCCCAGAAGGCAGAGTCGATGATGCAGGCATGTCACCGGTTACCGCCCCTTACTGTGCGTGTGAATACGACCCGTATAGAACCAGCCGAACTCTCAGAACGGCTCGCCGCACAGCATATACAGGCGGCAGCCAAGGCTTTGTCGCCGAGGCTTCTGGAGCTTTCGGGCAGAGATATCCTGGACAGCACGGAATACAGAGAAGGGCTGTTCTCGCCTCAGGGAACAGGATCTCTTATGGCGATAGATGCGTTGGGAGCATCACCGGGAGATACACTGATCGATGTATGCGCCGCACCAGGCGGAAAGAGTCTGGCTGCAGCGGAAAGCATGGGAAACAAGGGCAGGATCCTGGCTATGGATCTGTATGAGAATAAACTTCGCGAGATACAGCGTCAGTCTGGCAGGCTGGGGCTGTCCATCATAGAGACCGTTGTCCACGATGGAACGAAGGCGATCGAGGCGTTTGCCGGTACTGCCGACAAGGTGATATGCGACGTTCCCTGCAGCGGGCTGGGGGTGCTCAGAAAGAAACCGGAGATCCGTTACAGAGCAGTAGAGAATCAAGGGCGTGCCCTGGCAGAGAAACAACTGGCCATCCTGGAGGCAGCGTCGACCTACCTGAAGCCCGGAGGGACGTTGCTTTATAGCACCTGTACGGTCAATCGAGTGGAGAATCAGGAGGTTACGAAAGCGTTCCTGAAGGAGCATTCTTCTTTTAGGGTGCTCAGGGAGGAACAGCTTCTTCCCGATGAGGAACCGGAGGATGGATTCTATTATTGCACGATGAGATTAGAGTAA